In Mycoplasma sp. OR1901, the following are encoded in one genomic region:
- a CDS encoding DNA topoisomerase IV subunit A: MKNKQIVENIINESLDKIMSDRFKRYSKYVIQDRAIPDVKDGLKPVQRRILYSMFVLGLDADKPYKKSARIVGDVIGKYHPHGDSSVYEAMVNLSQWWKSNIPLLDMHGNIGSMDNDPAAAMRYTEVRLSKVARYILNDLKKNTVAFVPNFDDSETEPSILPSIFPTLLVNGTKGIAIGMATEMPPHNLSEIIDATIELIKNPQISTKILMAYIKGPDFPTGGVIKGTAGIVEAFEYGQNKNERIYLYCNYKTYSEKNNQFIEINEIPFGINKSELVYKIDLIISNGDIDGVIDIKDRSDRNGINILITLDKDVNIDSVLSYLFTKTDLRISYSYNNTAIDNDQPKTLNLKQLLNGYITHVKDIKTKTLTYDLEKSQLRHEIVLGFIKVAEIPDQVIKVIRNSEGSKAGVIENLIKHFGFTNLQATAIAELKLYRLSKTDKVAYLNEKNELEKEIKRIQLLLNNEDKFNEFIVENLLLIKKEFGTPRKTKIEKNEFDVSYNQIDLIKEEDVYLGVSKLGYIKRFSEKTYESNNISTYYLKEDDNLMYYEKANTMHNLLIFTNYGNYAIVPIYKLNENKWKDYGTSLRDIVNLGPTEEVINVFEIKDWNSKLNVVLGTKNGYFKRTKLGDFEVKKLNKMYTAINLLNNDLLVNSYLSNDQNNITIITEKGLVSSYSELNISVQGVKAKGVKGVYLSLDDKVANFTLNNEEDTLIFISKDAKIVKMNSSQIPQISKSNKGKKIIDIKSFGNIIDLNILNNDKKIIVKTNDNRTYLDDLTPYKTSNKQQIINTDNYNVGIYKRKNCDYDLKSYSDFSNESLKAVDNKVEKIEKNISQSEKNLTDLLSRVEKLINKK; this comes from the coding sequence ATGAAAAATAAACAAATTGTAGAAAATATAATTAACGAATCATTAGATAAAATAATGTCGGATAGGTTTAAAAGGTACTCTAAATATGTTATCCAAGATAGAGCTATTCCTGATGTAAAAGACGGTCTAAAACCCGTACAACGTAGAATTTTATACTCTATGTTCGTTTTAGGTTTAGACGCAGATAAACCTTATAAAAAGTCAGCTAGAATAGTTGGTGATGTAATTGGTAAATATCACCCACATGGTGATAGTTCGGTTTATGAAGCTATGGTTAACTTAAGCCAGTGATGAAAATCTAACATTCCTTTACTAGATATGCACGGTAATATTGGTTCAATGGATAATGACCCTGCTGCTGCTATGCGTTATACTGAAGTTAGACTTTCAAAAGTAGCAAGATACATATTAAATGACTTAAAGAAAAATACCGTTGCTTTTGTTCCTAACTTTGATGATAGTGAAACTGAACCAAGTATTTTACCTTCTATTTTCCCAACATTATTAGTAAATGGTACAAAGGGTATTGCTATAGGTATGGCTACAGAAATGCCACCACACAACTTATCAGAAATTATAGATGCAACAATTGAACTTATTAAAAACCCACAAATAAGCACAAAAATATTAATGGCATACATTAAAGGACCAGATTTCCCAACTGGCGGAGTTATTAAAGGAACTGCCGGAATTGTTGAAGCCTTTGAATACGGACAAAACAAAAATGAAAGAATTTATTTATACTGTAATTACAAAACATATTCAGAAAAAAATAATCAATTTATAGAAATTAACGAAATTCCATTTGGAATAAATAAATCTGAATTAGTTTATAAAATTGATTTAATAATTTCAAATGGTGATATTGATGGTGTAATCGATATCAAAGATCGTTCGGATCGTAACGGAATTAATATTTTAATTACACTTGATAAAGATGTAAACATAGATAGTGTATTATCATACTTATTTACTAAAACTGATTTAAGAATTAGTTATTCATACAACAACACAGCTATTGATAATGACCAACCTAAAACCCTTAACCTTAAACAACTTTTAAATGGGTATATAACTCATGTTAAAGATATCAAAACAAAAACACTTACCTATGATTTAGAAAAAAGTCAACTTAGACATGAAATTGTTTTAGGGTTTATTAAAGTAGCTGAAATCCCTGACCAAGTTATTAAAGTTATTAGAAATTCTGAAGGTTCAAAAGCAGGTGTTATTGAAAACTTAATTAAACATTTTGGTTTCACAAACTTACAAGCAACTGCGATAGCTGAACTTAAACTTTATCGTTTAAGTAAAACTGATAAAGTTGCTTATCTAAACGAGAAAAATGAATTAGAAAAAGAAATTAAAAGAATTCAATTGTTATTAAACAATGAAGATAAATTTAATGAATTTATAGTTGAAAACTTGCTTTTAATCAAAAAAGAATTCGGTACTCCTAGAAAAACTAAAATCGAAAAAAATGAATTTGATGTTTCTTATAATCAAATTGATTTAATAAAAGAGGAAGATGTTTATTTAGGTGTTTCTAAATTAGGATATATTAAAAGATTTTCTGAAAAAACATACGAATCAAATAATATTAGCACTTACTATTTAAAAGAAGATGATAATTTAATGTATTACGAAAAAGCAAATACAATGCATAACTTATTAATTTTCACAAATTATGGTAATTATGCCATAGTCCCAATATATAAACTTAATGAAAATAAATGAAAAGATTATGGAACTTCATTAAGAGATATTGTAAATCTTGGACCTACTGAAGAAGTTATTAATGTCTTTGAAATAAAAGATTGAAATAGTAAACTTAATGTTGTTTTAGGTACTAAAAATGGGTACTTTAAGAGAACAAAATTAGGTGATTTTGAGGTTAAAAAATTAAACAAAATGTACACTGCAATTAACCTTTTAAATAATGATTTATTAGTAAATTCTTACTTAAGTAATGATCAAAATAATATTACAATTATTACCGAAAAAGGACTAGTATCTTCATATTCTGAACTAAATATTAGCGTTCAAGGTGTTAAAGCTAAAGGTGTTAAAGGTGTTTATTTATCTTTAGATGATAAAGTTGCAAACTTTACACTTAATAATGAAGAAGATACTTTAATTTTTATCTCTAAAGATGCAAAAATAGTGAAAATGAACTCAAGTCAAATTCCACAAATTTCAAAATCTAACAAAGGTAAAAAAATAATAGACATCAAATCATTTGGAAATATTATTGATTTAAATATTTTAAATAATGATAAGAAGATAATAGTCAAAACTAATGATAATAGAACTTATTTAGACGATTTAACACCTTACAAAACATCTAACAAGCAGCAAATCATTAACACAGATAACTATAATGTAGGTATATACAAACGTAAAAACTGTGATTATGATTTAAAAAGTTATTCTGATTTTAGTAATGAGAGTCTTAAAGCCGTCGATAATAAGGTTGAAAAGATAGAAAAAAATATTAGTCAAAGCGAAAAGAATCTTACAGATTTATTAAGTAGAGTTGAAAAACTCATAAACAAAAAATAA
- a CDS encoding ZmpA/ZmpB/ZmpC family metallo-endopeptidase translates to MSLNKKKKKIVIGSVIASVISVSAVAGVTTHLLTKKDTKKQTSNKDNEQNATFTLNGATLSSNDKNTKHIIGDQVQFALVIPTGKKVSEIRINDKVQTITLSNENTFNWVIKDKNTKVEVTYVDLSKYSVNVPNNVTVTNENINLNSVVENTILNFNIQVPSGQQIQTLTVNNQDYKNQVNNDSFNVQINSNTVISIVFEATTDLGGDKEVDPVDPNNNTDGGNTVDPETPNNGGDGGDSTEGSEVDTDTGTDSGSTGNNSETNEIEKEIPEEKAKESTLTLTGFTETNKTVEQNKIVTLNLEIPANNHIETLMFDGVDKTSEIVNGQFSFTPNKDTHNVSATYSLNKYSLTLNSTELSLETNVNKTEIPYNNEVTININVPEGKKIDELIVNGSNKRKQVTSENKFVFNIKNNTEISVKFKDAVTALKKYSLTLGEGLVTSSDIDLQNILGDKVVRVFFDIPSGQEVSTLTINGEDNLANIDDSKAFIDITMNESKNVNVTFKNRENSGQQNITIFVNKNNDGSRLYIYQSGQTIENPNAQTKFRENDIVLFKIKSPSDLFEAERVEITNLFNLNEIVDVSKNIWGDFVFFKVVSGSMFNSYVDFKQKPKKVVDKSKLIEAVRLAEEKKKSSTYIYEKNNDVKNDFDEKLTNSKELNNNENATEEEVALSTELLLEAMDNLSGEYNKKSLDFKDIKSVELFKINNGAITKVAGLNGNDLDKNNYLVKIQDSMFVYELPVKQIVRNNGKYDITVNNEKLAYFNSNNDAIEHFTFSVEEIINDNSVITSFSQLVTKINANPSNEFIIGSDLYAENTNGDSYITNKFTGKLKSVDGKKFTIHGLNKPLFNEIHGATLENFKIDNSTIQLTKSGGALAVIAKDFIINNLEINANVNYRAVQKNNDYVGGLFGSTFTTKDNPIKASLNRNIININFIINGISSPGQYFGLLTSQTIGGVKLDKNYFLGEITNNQSTKNNTGLLLGKTWNYDVLNENLINVIYNDNNNKIFSNWNDTTMENNYIVTDNINDDTHISKDKVHQKLLDLGIIKNEAKLNNFDKVNYSKVNNYDNTREVAYKNMAKLLPLHDRNTIVELGNLVSTSDVLFTKEINNVVPLDENNNFATNLYNKEAIKKIFVKFNDNTIQVYDLSAPVQFENTNIYEYTFNNVLKFSPRQFLNKNDQLINELVQEFSSLDLNSNEFQTLVDLAAYNTENKTDKITMQYLYLNDAFSSVKKNIKDYLESIIANYNVADYSNENIRSVIKKEILDNKHQIMLALTYLDRLYKVQFGKYNIKNLVLFRPDFYNSDIKNIDLLKEIGSLKFKDLLLQNNDEVFKKHLAKLNKDKSGTIFDFLEMNNEIFNNNQNMGEWLKESSKAYIYELKSTKFDTLDISLYSKLKKKASANRFILPLLNLKEDNVYVISTLATMYFGGYGRSIDEKIWHDKEQYDVELEKTKNKIRVSAEKFMKFTELLYSISNEAGRNELENTIVEVFDGYWVLSSENGQPIHDGWDIKRRWASAFDQNYTAINDFFGPIGRYYNQSPRKESGYANQFTKLIKLDSVNMLEAEGAVTITHELTHAYDRKTWLQNNEYRPGQGPEAFALGLFESVSSKDAYFYGFNFIEEINGPVTTNNNISRFNDKNDFQTYLHNLFDVTYLIDGLEAEVLLSMNEDAKSKFFAKLEMSLDTNDMKTDRNFYRTIDGKQITANDIDKGYHHANDKWVDATIEDISSLRTLNDLIDKNIIFKGNKFNVGIDKKLAVRDNDFNYYWISMFDPIYAAYQNDKGVTGGLTFRRNAFELLAEYGWDNGFVKYTSNVLEKGLQQGEILSDTYVYKNIFGSKYNKYSDFRKAMYQERLAKKDSFNPITVTYNNKAYKLTNAKEIQDLLRIAINDDLLKPKFGFIKRESVKKDILTQFNLQTDNFRTSIFKANK, encoded by the coding sequence ATGTCATTAAACAAAAAAAAGAAAAAAATTGTTATTGGTAGCGTAATTGCATCAGTAATATCAGTAAGTGCTGTAGCAGGAGTTACAACACATCTTTTAACTAAAAAAGATACAAAAAAACAAACATCAAATAAAGATAATGAACAAAATGCAACATTTACATTAAATGGTGCAACTTTATCTTCAAATGATAAAAACACAAAACACATTATAGGAGATCAGGTTCAATTTGCTTTAGTTATACCAACAGGTAAAAAAGTTTCTGAAATTCGTATCAATGACAAAGTTCAAACAATAACTTTATCAAACGAAAATACCTTTAATTGAGTGATAAAAGATAAAAATACAAAAGTTGAAGTAACTTATGTAGATTTAAGTAAATATTCAGTTAATGTTCCTAATAATGTTACAGTCACAAACGAAAACATTAATTTAAATAGTGTTGTTGAAAATACTATTTTAAATTTCAATATACAAGTGCCTAGCGGACAACAAATACAAACATTAACAGTAAACAATCAAGATTACAAAAATCAAGTAAACAATGATTCGTTTAATGTTCAAATAAATTCAAATACGGTTATTAGTATTGTGTTTGAAGCTACTACAGATTTAGGCGGAGACAAAGAAGTTGATCCGGTTGACCCTAACAATAATACAGACGGTGGAAATACAGTAGATCCAGAAACACCTAATAATGGTGGCGATGGTGGCGATTCAACTGAAGGTAGTGAAGTTGATACCGATACAGGTACAGATTCTGGAAGCACTGGAAATAATAGTGAAACAAACGAAATAGAAAAAGAAATTCCAGAAGAAAAAGCAAAAGAATCAACATTAACATTAACCGGATTTACAGAAACAAACAAAACAGTAGAACAAAATAAAATTGTTACACTTAATTTAGAAATACCAGCAAATAACCATATAGAAACATTAATGTTCGATGGTGTTGATAAAACTAGCGAAATTGTAAATGGACAATTTAGCTTTACACCAAATAAAGACACTCACAACGTTAGTGCTACATATTCATTAAATAAATATTCTTTAACATTAAACAGTACAGAATTATCATTAGAAACAAACGTTAATAAAACAGAAATTCCTTATAATAATGAAGTTACAATTAATATAAATGTACCAGAAGGTAAAAAAATTGATGAATTAATCGTTAATGGTTCAAACAAAAGAAAACAAGTAACAAGTGAAAATAAATTTGTATTTAACATTAAAAACAATACAGAAATAAGTGTTAAATTCAAAGATGCAGTTACAGCTTTAAAAAAATATAGCCTTACATTAGGTGAAGGTTTAGTTACATCAAGTGATATAGATCTTCAAAATATTCTTGGAGATAAAGTAGTAAGAGTATTTTTCGATATCCCATCAGGACAAGAAGTATCTACATTAACAATAAATGGAGAAGACAACTTAGCAAATATAGATGATTCGAAAGCGTTTATTGATATAACAATGAACGAAAGTAAGAATGTAAATGTTACATTTAAAAATAGAGAAAATTCAGGGCAACAAAATATAACTATATTTGTAAATAAAAACAATGATGGAAGTAGACTTTATATTTACCAATCAGGACAAACGATAGAAAATCCTAATGCGCAAACAAAGTTTAGAGAAAATGATATAGTTTTATTCAAAATAAAAAGTCCAAGTGATTTATTTGAAGCAGAAAGAGTTGAAATAACAAATTTATTTAATCTAAACGAAATTGTTGACGTATCAAAAAATATTTGAGGAGATTTTGTCTTTTTTAAAGTGGTATCTGGAAGTATGTTTAACAGCTATGTTGACTTCAAACAGAAACCTAAAAAAGTTGTAGATAAATCTAAATTAATAGAAGCTGTAAGATTAGCTGAAGAAAAGAAAAAATCGTCAACATATATTTATGAAAAAAATAATGATGTTAAAAATGATTTTGATGAAAAATTAACAAATTCTAAAGAGTTAAACAATAACGAAAACGCAACAGAAGAAGAAGTAGCATTATCTACTGAGTTATTATTGGAAGCAATGGACAACCTTAGTGGTGAATATAATAAAAAATCATTAGATTTTAAAGATATTAAAAGCGTTGAATTATTTAAAATAAACAATGGAGCAATCACAAAAGTTGCAGGCTTAAATGGTAATGATTTAGATAAAAATAATTATTTAGTTAAAATTCAAGATTCTATGTTCGTTTACGAATTACCAGTTAAGCAAATAGTAAGAAATAATGGTAAATACGATATAACAGTCAATAACGAGAAATTAGCATATTTTAACTCTAATAACGATGCAATTGAACACTTTACTTTTTCAGTTGAAGAAATAATCAATGACAACTCTGTTATAACATCATTTAGTCAGTTGGTGACAAAAATAAACGCAAACCCATCTAACGAATTTATAATAGGATCAGATTTATATGCAGAGAATACAAATGGCGATTCATATATTACTAATAAATTTACCGGTAAACTAAAAAGTGTTGATGGCAAAAAATTCACAATTCACGGACTAAATAAACCATTATTCAATGAAATTCATGGTGCAACATTGGAAAACTTTAAGATAGATAACTCTACTATCCAATTGACAAAATCTGGTGGTGCACTTGCGGTTATTGCCAAAGATTTTATTATTAATAATTTAGAAATTAATGCAAATGTAAATTATAGAGCGGTACAAAAAAATAACGATTATGTTGGGGGTCTTTTTGGTTCAACATTTACAACGAAAGATAACCCTATTAAAGCATCACTTAATAGAAATATAATAAATATTAACTTTATAATTAATGGTATTAGTTCTCCTGGTCAATATTTTGGATTACTTACATCTCAAACAATTGGTGGTGTTAAATTAGATAAGAACTATTTTTTAGGAGAAATTACAAATAACCAAAGTACAAAAAATAATACTGGTTTATTATTAGGTAAAACATGAAATTATGATGTTTTAAACGAAAACTTAATAAATGTAATCTACAATGACAATAATAATAAAATTTTCTCTAATTGAAACGATACTACAATGGAAAACAACTACATAGTTACGGACAATATAAATGATGATACACATATTTCGAAAGATAAAGTACATCAAAAACTACTTGATTTAGGAATTATTAAAAACGAAGCAAAATTAAATAACTTCGATAAAGTTAATTACTCAAAAGTAAATAATTATGATAATACTAGAGAAGTTGCATACAAAAATATGGCTAAATTATTACCACTTCACGACAGAAATACTATTGTTGAGTTAGGTAACTTAGTAAGTACTTCAGATGTATTATTCACAAAAGAAATTAACAATGTAGTTCCGTTAGATGAAAATAATAATTTTGCTACAAACTTATACAACAAAGAAGCAATTAAGAAAATATTTGTTAAATTTAATGATAATACTATTCAAGTTTATGACTTAAGTGCTCCTGTACAATTTGAAAATACTAACATTTATGAATATACATTTAATAATGTTCTTAAGTTTTCACCAAGACAATTCTTAAATAAAAACGATCAATTAATTAATGAATTAGTACAAGAATTTAGTTCATTAGATTTAAATTCAAACGAATTTCAAACTTTAGTTGATCTTGCTGCGTACAATACCGAAAATAAAACAGATAAAATTACAATGCAATATTTATACTTAAACGATGCATTTTCATCAGTTAAAAAGAATATAAAAGATTACTTAGAATCAATAATTGCTAACTATAATGTTGCAGACTATTCTAACGAAAACATTAGAAGTGTAATTAAAAAAGAAATTTTAGATAATAAACATCAAATTATGCTTGCTTTAACATATCTAGATAGATTATATAAAGTACAATTTGGTAAATACAACATTAAAAACTTAGTGTTATTTAGACCTGATTTCTATAATTCAGATATTAAAAATATTGATTTATTAAAAGAAATAGGATCATTAAAATTCAAAGATTTATTATTACAAAATAATGACGAAGTATTCAAAAAACATCTAGCGAAATTAAATAAAGACAAATCAGGAACTATATTTGATTTCTTAGAAATGAACAACGAAATATTTAACAACAATCAAAATATGGGTGAATGATTAAAAGAATCATCAAAAGCATATATTTACGAACTTAAATCAACAAAATTTGATACATTAGATATTTCGCTTTACTCAAAATTAAAGAAAAAAGCAAGTGCAAACAGATTTATCTTACCTTTATTAAACTTAAAAGAAGATAACGTATACGTTATTTCAACACTTGCAACAATGTATTTTGGTGGTTACGGTAGATCAATTGACGAAAAAATATGACACGATAAAGAACAATACGATGTTGAATTAGAAAAAACAAAAAACAAAATAAGAGTTAGTGCTGAAAAATTCATGAAATTCACAGAACTTCTATACTCTATTTCTAACGAAGCAGGTAGAAACGAATTAGAAAATACAATAGTTGAAGTATTTGATGGTTATTGAGTTCTATCAAGCGAAAATGGTCAACCTATTCATGATGGTTGAGATATTAAACGTAGATGAGCGTCTGCATTTGACCAAAATTACACTGCAATAAACGATTTCTTCGGACCAATTGGAAGATATTACAACCAATCTCCACGTAAAGAATCTGGTTACGCCAACCAATTTACAAAACTTATAAAATTAGATAGTGTAAACATGTTGGAAGCTGAAGGTGCTGTTACAATAACACACGAATTAACTCACGCGTACGATAGAAAAACATGACTACAAAATAATGAATATAGACCAGGTCAAGGTCCAGAAGCATTTGCTTTAGGGTTATTTGAATCAGTTTCAAGTAAAGATGCATACTTCTACGGATTTAATTTCATAGAAGAAATAAACGGTCCTGTAACAACAAACAATAACATTAGTAGATTCAACGATAAAAATGATTTCCAAACATACTTACATAACTTATTTGACGTTACATATTTAATTGACGGATTAGAAGCTGAAGTATTGTTATCAATGAATGAAGATGCTAAATCTAAATTCTTCGCAAAATTAGAAATGTCTCTAGATACAAACGATATGAAAACAGATAGAAACTTCTATAGAACAATTGATGGAAAACAAATTACTGCAAATGATATTGATAAAGGATATCACCACGCAAACGATAAGTGAGTTGATGCAACAATCGAAGATATTTCTTCATTAAGAACATTAAACGACTTAATAGATAAAAATATTATTTTCAAAGGAAACAAATTTAACGTTGGTATCGATAAGAAACTAGCGGTTCGTGATAACGATTTTAACTACTACTGAATTTCTATGTTCGATCCTATTTACGCAGCATATCAAAACGACAAAGGTGTAACAGGTGGTTTAACATTTAGAAGAAATGCATTTGAATTATTAGCAGAATACGGTTGAGATAACGGATTTGTAAAATATACATCTAATGTTTTAGAAAAAGGATTGCAACAAGGCGAAATATTATCAGATACATATGTTTACAAAAATATTTTTGGATCAAAATACAATAAATATTCAGACTTTAGAAAAGCAATGTATCAAGAAAGATTAGCTAAAAAAGATAGTTTTAATCCTATTACAGTAACTTATAACAATAAAGCATACAAATTAACAAATGCAAAAGAAATTCAAGATCTATTAAGAATTGCTATAAATGATGACTTACTAAAACCAAAATTTGGATTTATTAAGAGAGAATCAGTTAAAAAAGATATATTAACACAATTTAACTTACAAACAGATAACTTTAGAACAAGCATTTTTAAAGCAAATAAATAG